One window of the Triticum dicoccoides isolate Atlit2015 ecotype Zavitan chromosome 3B, WEW_v2.0, whole genome shotgun sequence genome contains the following:
- the LOC119278247 gene encoding uncharacterized protein LOC119278247 has translation MATMTSEEMGSPGSASGLAQDAPTIIRIPLRAILDIVLAELGIPEAEYRREICDDNKICVTVLFDASTVEGAPAHMSISGTYSTDDEVAEDTAALKAIEYLETAANVVIRDYSYDKLKRLEEETERLMEQLEEANYCISKLVRGWLLAVRCVCSFSHSLKLLLGNVSWMRL, from the exons ATGGCGACCATGACCAGCGAAGAAATGGGGTCACCAGGTTCAGCGTCAGGGCTTGCTCAG GATGCTCCGACGATCATCAGAATTCCCTTGAGAGCCATACTTGACATCGTGCTAGCAGAGCTGGGAATCCCAGAGGCCGAATACCGCCGCGAGATATGCGACGATAACAAGATATGCGTCACCGTGCTTTTCGATGCCTCTACAGTCGAAGGAGCCCCCGCCCATATGTCGATATCCGGAACATATTCCACGGACGATGAAGTGGCAGAGGACACAGCTGCTCTTAAAGCCATTGAGTACTTAGAGACCGCAGCCAATGTGGTGATCAGGGACTACAGTTACGACAAACTGAAACGGCTGGAGGAAGAAACTGAGCGCCTGATGGAGCAGTTGGAAGAAGCAAATTATTGCATATCCAAGCTTGTTAGGGGCTGGCTGCTTGCTGTCAGATGTGTCTGTTCATTCTCTCACAGTCTTAAGCTACTCCTGGGCAATGTGTCATGGATGAGATTATGA
- the LOC119278246 gene encoding probable glucuronosyltransferase Os01g0926700, translating to MMARRVLVAIAVLAAAAAALFVAAEAQQAAAQQGHQTERISGSAGDVLDDDPVGRLKVFIYDLPGKYNKKLLKKDPRCLNHMFAAEIFMHRFLLSSAVRTTNPEEADWFYTPVYPTCDLTPSGLPLPFKSPRMMRSAIELIATKWPYWNRSEGADHFFVTPHDFGACFHYQEEKAIGRGILPLLQRATLVQTFGQKNHVCLKEGSITIPPFAPPQKMQNHLIPGETPRSIFVYFRGLFYDTGNDPEGGYYARGARASVWENFKNNPLFDISTDHPPTYYEDMQRSVFCLCPLGWAPWSPRLVEAVVFGCIPVIIADDIVLPFADAIPWEEIGVFVPEEDVPRLDSILTSIPTEDILRKQRLLANPSMKQAMLFPQPAQAGDAFHQILNGLARKLPHGESVFLKPGQARLNWTAGPVGDLKPW from the exons ATGATGGCGAGGCGGGTCTTGGTTGCCATTGCGgttcttgcggcggcggcggcggcgctgtttGTTGCGGCGGAGGCCCAGCAGGCGGCGGCGCAGCAGGGCCACCAGACAGAGAGGATCTCAG GGAGTGCTGGTGATGTGCTGGACGATGACCCTGTTGGGAGGCTCAAGGTGTTTATCTATGACCTCCCCGGAAAATACAACAAGAAGCTGCTGAAGAAAGACCCAAGGTGCCTGAACCACATGTTCGCCGCGGAGATCTTCATGCACCGGTTCCTGCTGTCGAGCGCGGTTCGGACTACTAATCCCGAGGAAGCGGATTGGTTCTACACACCCGTGTACCCGACATGCGACCTCACCCCGTCAGGTCTCCCCTTGCccttcaagtctccgcggatgatgCGCAGCGCGATCGAGCTGATCGCGACGAAATGGCCTTACTGGAATAGATCGGAGGGGGCAGATCATTTCTTTGTCACACCACATGACTTTGGCGCTTGCTTCCATTATCAG GAAGAGAAAGCAATTGGACGTGGAATCCTTCCCTTGCTTCAGCGTGCCACACTGGTTCAGACCTTTGGACAAAAGAACCATGTCTGCTTGAAGGAAGGCTCCATCACAATTCCGCCATTTGCGCCTCCACAGAAAATGCAAAATCACCTTATTCCCGGAGAGACCCCTCGATCCATCTTCGTATACTTCCGTGGTCTGTTCTATGACACCGGCAATGATCCCGAGGGTGGATACTACGCGAG AGGTGCTCGTGCATCTGTCTGGGAGAACTTCAAGAACAACCCGCTGTTCGACATCTCAACCGATCACCCACCGACATACTATGAAGATATGCAGAGGTCTGTGTTCTGCCTGTGCCCATTGGGCTGGGCTCCATGGAGCCCCAGGCTGGTGGAAGCCGTGGTTTTCGGCTGCATCCCGGTGATCATCGCAGACGACATCGTCCTGCCATTCGCGGACGCCATCCCATGGGAGGAGATCGGCGTGTTTGTTCCCGAGGAGGATGTCCCGAGGCTGGACAGCATCCTGACATCCATTCCGACAGAGGACATACTGAGGAAGCAAAGGCTTCTCGCAAACCCTTCGATGAAGCAAGCTATGCTGTTCCCCCAGCCAGCTCAAGCAGGAGATGCATTCCATCAGATACTGAACGGGCTTGCTCGCAAGCTTCCGCATGGCGAAAGTGTCTTCTTGAAGCCCGGTCAGGCCCGTCTGAACTGGACTGCCGGCCCGGTGGGTGACCTCAAGCCTTGGTAG